ATGCCGATGCACAGGGATCCTCGGATTTTAAAAGGAACATAAGGCCTTTCAGCATGAAATTGTATGCATTCTTAAAAGACTTTCTTATGAATATAAGTCATTGATTTTAGAATCATTATAGAACATAATAAAGCAGGGAGATTTGAATGATAGATACAACTTTGCAAATGGTCACTTTTCAACTTGGCGTTGAAAACTATGGTATTAATATCATGGATGTTAAAGAAATATACAGTGTTCAGGAAGTTCGTGACATACCCAATGCTCCTCCTTATGTTGAGGGAATCTTCAACCTCAGAGGAGATATCATTCCGGTTATAAACCTTCATAAGAGATTTCATATCAATAAGGCGATATTGACAGAGGATGAAGCCATGCTCAGTGGATTTATCATTATAAATCTAGACGGGATGCAATTAGGAGTCATCATCGACAAAGTTCTCAGAGTCGTCTCTGTAAATATGGGACAGATTCAACCACCACCTCAGATGATTACCGGTATTGGTAGTGAATATATACAGGGCGTCATCCATCAGGATGATGGTTATCTGATTATTCTGGATATTCGTCGCTTATTTGATCCAGAGGAACTTCAAAATATAAGTAATGTAAATCCTTAAAATGTCTATTCCTGTATTCAGACCCTCAATAAAACGGAAAGAAATGGATAGTGTCCTCTCTTGCATGGTTTCTGACCACATAGGTCCGGGTCAGTATTCAGAACAGCTCATTGAAGAGTTTAAACAGATCTGTGAGGTCAAATCCTGTACTCTTCTCAGAGAATATGAGAGGACCATTGAGATTGCCTTCCAAACTTTACAGCTTAATGCCGGTATGGAATTCATTCTCTCACCACTGGTTCCGGAAACCTATCTTCATGTTATTCGAAAAATGGAACTGATTCCCATATTCATTGATGTGAATCCAATGACAGCAGTACCCGATCTTGATGATTTTCTCGATAAGGTCAATGAAAATACGGGAGCCCTGCTTCTGATGGGCATGTTCGGTTATCAATGGGACTTTTCTGAATGGG
The genomic region above belongs to Oceanispirochaeta sp. and contains:
- a CDS encoding chemotaxis protein CheW yields the protein MIDTTLQMVTFQLGVENYGINIMDVKEIYSVQEVRDIPNAPPYVEGIFNLRGDIIPVINLHKRFHINKAILTEDEAMLSGFIIINLDGMQLGVIIDKVLRVVSVNMGQIQPPPQMITGIGSEYIQGVIHQDDGYLIILDIRRLFDPEELQNISNVNP